The Paramisgurnus dabryanus chromosome 3, PD_genome_1.1, whole genome shotgun sequence genome includes a window with the following:
- the hmox1a gene encoding heme oxygenase 1a, whose product MESMKSKTEDSTKSDLSEQIKAATKDCHVRAENTQLMLNYQKGQITKTQYKLLLCSLFEIYQALEEELDRNCDHPAVKPIYFPQELARLESLERDLEYFFGPQWRKRISVPSATQRYTQRLREIGKSRPNLLVSHAYTRYLGDLSGGQVLGKITQKSLGLTENKGVAFFTFPGVTSPNKFKQLYRSRMNSIDLTEQERRDVLDEATRAFEFNIEVFDDLQKMLSITEKNSSEKGNDINTQSRTFTSSPVLQFALGAGIALATVGMGVYAF is encoded by the exons ATGGAGTCTATGAAGAGCAAAACAGAAGACAGCACTAAAAg TGATTTGTCTGAGCAGATAAAAGCAGCCACTAAAGATTGTCACGTCAGAGCCGAGAACACACAACTGATGCTCAACTATCAGAAAGGACAGataacaaaaacacaatataag cTCCTGCTGTGTTCTCTGTTTGAGATCTATCAAGCGCTTGAGGAAGAACTGGACAGGAACTGTGATCACCCTGCAGTAAAGCCCATCTATTTCCCTCAGGAGCTTGCACGACTGGAGTCTCTGGAGCGAGATCTGGAGTATTTCTTTGGACCTCAGTGGAGGAAGAGAATATCAGTACCTTCAGCAACACAAAGATACACACAGAGACTGAGAGAG ATCGGCAAAAGCAGGCCAAATCTTCTTGTGTCACATGCCTATACACGCTACCTCGGAGACCTGTCAGGAGGACAGGTGCTTGGCAAAATTACCCAGAAATCCTTGGGGCTGACTGAAAACAAAGGGGTGGCATTTTTCACGTTTCCCGGAGTGACAAGCCCCAACAAATTCAAGCAGCTGTACAGGAGCAGGATGAACAGCATCGACCTAACAGAGCAGGAGAGACGGGACGTTCTGGACGAGGCTACAAGGGCTTTCGAGTTCAACATTGAG GTCTTTGATGATCTTCAGAAAATGCTCAGCATCACAGAGAAAAATTCCA GTGAGAAAGGAAATGACATCAACACTCAGTCAAGAACCTTTACCAGTTCTCCGGTTCTTCAGTTTGCATTGGGTGCGGGCATCGCTTTGGCAACGGTTGGAATGGGAGTTTATGCTTTTTGA
- the ankrd54 gene encoding ankyrin repeat domain-containing protein 54 translates to MDESNPPVASASDGDRSVSEAEYNGQMTDSEKREDQTPMEAAAGAVGFSISRLDTLSMLRLNRTRPSAETDLRYLHLLWKPGELLQTSRGSPGKITATRVRRLARARRNMGPVGKDLYAVKRLREAANSNDIDTVRRLLEDGVDPCAADDKGRTALHFSSCNGNETIVQLLLSYGANPNQRDSLGNTPLHLAACTNHVPVITTLLRGGARVDALDRAGRTPLHLARSKLNILQEGESRSIETLRGEVTQIIQMLREYLNIMGQNEEKEKLEHISNRLQNTRTREQVDEVTDLLASFTSLSIQMQNMEDR, encoded by the exons ATGGATGAGTCGAACCCACCGGTCGCATCCGCCTCAGATGGCGACCGGTCTGTTTCGGAGGCCGAGTACAACGGACAGATGACAGACAGCGAGAAACGAGAGGATCAGACGCCGATGGAGGCGGCTGCAGGTGCGGTCGGGTTCAGTATCTCGCGTCTGGACACACTGAGCATGCTGAGACTGAACCGAACCCGGCCGTCTGCTGAGACGGACCTCAGGTATCTGCACTTGTTATGGAAACCCGGTGAACTGCTGCAGACGAGCCGGGGCTCACCGGGCAAGATCACCGCGACCAGGGTGAGGCGGTTGGCCAGAGCCCGGAGGAACATGGGGCCTGTTGGGAAAGACCTGTATG CTGTGAAGAGGCTCAGAGAAGCAGCCAATAGCAATGATATTGACACAG TTCGTAGATTGCTGGAAGATGGTGTCGATCCTTGTGCTGCAGATGATAAGGGGAGGACAGCCTTACACTTTTCTTCCTGCAATGGCAATGAGACTATTG TTCAGCTACTGCTGAGTTACGGAGCGAACCCAAATCAGAGAGACAGTCTTGGAAACACACCTCTGCATCTGG cTGCCTGCACCAACCATGTGCCTGTTATCACAACCTTACTCAGAGGAG GTGCCCGTGTTGATGCACTAGACCGTGCCGGGAGGACCCCTCTACATCTTGCCCGTTCAAAGCTCAACATCTTACAAGAAGGAGAGTCGCGTAGCATTGAAACCCTCAGAGGAGAGGTCACGCAG ATTATTCAAATGCTGAGGGAATATCTGAACATAATGGGGCAGAATGAAGAGAAAGAAAAACTAGAGCACATCTCAAATCGGCTACAAAATACTCGCACCAGAGAACAG GTGGATGAGGTGACCGATTTACTGGCCAGTTTTACGTCTCTCAGCATTCAGATGCAGAATATGGAAGACCGGTAG
- the foxred2 gene encoding FAD-dependent oxidoreductase domain-containing protein 2: MSHFSAVGDGPMSQVQALLWLLCVLYLVLASSGSGSEPHGSNVTLSHEYCVLGAGPAGLQMGYFLSRRQRDYIILERNSGPGSFFNKYPRHRKLISINKIYTGRRNREFNLRHDWNSLLSDRPNLLFQRISRELYPHADDFPRYLSLFEEELGLKVKYGVDIGRIKAFDFKGHQSYSLTDQNGIRYQCRVLLVSTGLWVPQQVDFLGSDLVEGYESIPTDPEEFKGQAVLILGKGNSAFETAQSILGRASRIHLYSPSPVRLAWQTHYVGDLRAVNNELLDTYQLKSLDGLVEGRLDDIAIVRGGKRRTGKKANGKSVKGKEQLYLTLSQLLDNHNGNTSSKVTAQNLPGYHTDNFSLRQPYDRVIRCLGFKFNFSIFDGSARPPQSSGARGRLPGLTAWYEGRGTPNLFVLGTAAHSRDYRLSAGGFIHGFRYTVRAVHKVLEQRYHNIAWPATNLPISQLQTWILRRVNEASGPYQMFQVLGDIILLQGSHCEYLEEFPLQALSQLSALSGRHVSGHGFLVLVMQYGLNHTDTLGPGRAESEWTKAWRSNFLHPVLYYYKTLPTETDMRQRPVGWPLPRPDALHHMVEDFLTEWDQPISHSQPLRRFLEHCLQTDLRPFYAESCFLMSLTSHNPPVFCRQGYLRKQGIIGNSHLWQHAREAGLMPNHRGDVLHDDDTSVPEYITRAGAAVISRVNFDL; encoded by the exons ATGTCTCATTTTTCAGCTGTGGGTGACG GCCCCATGAGTCAAGTTCAGGCTCTTCTCTGGCTTCTATGTGTCCTGTACCTGGTCTTGGCCAGTTCTGGTTCTGGTTCTGAACCTCATGGAAGTAATGTCACACTGAGCCATGAGTACTGTGTGCTGGGAGCTGGACCTGCAGGGCTCCAGATGGGCTATTTTCTCTCCAGAAGACAGAGAGATTATATCATTCTGGAGCGAAACTCTGGACCGGGCAGCTTCTTCAACAA atatcCTCGCCACAGAAAACTCATCAGCATTAACAAAATTTACACCGGGAGGCGGAACAGGGAATTTAATCTGCGCCATGATTGGAACTCTCTGTTGAGTGACAGGCCCAATCTCTTGTTTCAGCGTATAAGCAGAGAGCTTTATCCCCATGCTGATGACTTCCCACGCTATCTCTCACTGTTTGAAGAAGAACTGGGACTGAAAGTTAAATATGGAGTTGATATCGGGAGAATTAAAGCATTTgattttaaaggacaccaaaGTTATAGCCTGACCGATCAGAATGGCATCCGTTATCAGTGCCG TGTCCTGCTGGTCTCTACAGGGCTTTGGGTTCCTCAGCAGGTGGATTTTCTTGGTTCTGACCTGGTGGAAGGTTATGAGAGTATTCCCACCGATCCTGAAGAGTTTAAAGGCCAAGCTGTGTTAATCCTCGGTAAGGGAAACTCGGCGTTCGAGACGGCACAGAGCATCTTGGGTAGAGCAAGCCGGATACACTTGTACAGTCCCAGTCCTGTTAGACTGGCATGGCAAACGCACTATGTTGGGGATCTCAG GGCAGTGAATAATGAGTTATTAGACACATACCAGTTAAAATCTCTGGATGGCCTAGTGGAGGGAAGACTGGATGACATTGCCATTGTCCGTGGAGGAAAACGAAGGACGGGAAAGAAAGCAAATGGGAAATCTGTGAAGGGAAAAGAACAGCTGTATTTAACTCTGTCTCAACTTCTTGACAATCATAATGGCAACACTAGTTCAAAAGTCACAGCCCAAAATCTACCTGGTTACCACACTGATAACTTTTCACTCAGACAGCCGTATGACAGAGTGATCCGATGCCTGGGATTCAAATTTAACTTCTCCATTTTTGACGG ATCTGCCCGTCCTCCTCAAAGTAGTGGTGCCCGGGGCCGATTGCCAGGGCTTACAGCCTGGTACGAAGGCAGAGGAACGCCTAACTTGTTTGTGCTCGGCACGGCGGCGCACTCCAGAGATTATCGTTTGTCAGCTGGAGGCTTTATTCATGGCTTTCGCTACACAG TACGTGCTGTTCATAAAGTCTTGGAGCAACGTTACCATAACATTGCTTGGCCTGCTACAAACCTACCCATCAGTCAGCTTCAAACATGGATTCTTAGACGGGTGAATGAAGCTTCAGGGCCGTACCAGATGTTTCAGGTTTTGGGAGACATCATTCTATTGCAAGG GTCTCACTGTGAATATCTAGAGGAGTTTCCTTTACAAGCCCTGTCCCAGCTGTCTGCTTTATCTGGGCGGCATGTCTCAGGACATGGGTTCCTGGTCTTGGTCATGCAGTATGGACTGAACCACACTGATACGCTGGGACCAGGTCGGGCTGAGTCAGAATGGACCAAAGCCTGGAGGTCCAACTTTCTCCACCCAGTACTGTATTACTACAAAACACTACCTACAG AGACAGATATGAGACAGCGTCCAGTCGGTTGGCCCCTCCCACGACCCGACGCATTGCATCACATGGTCGAGGACTTTCTTACAGAGTGGGATCAGCCCATATCACACAGCCAACCCCTCAGACGCTTCCTTGAGCACTGCCTACAAACTGACCTCAGGCCATTTTATGCTG AATCCTGTTTCCTCATGTCTCTCACCAGTCATAACCCACCCGTCTTCTGTCGTCAAGGATATTTAAGAAAGCAGGGCATTATAGGTAACAGTCACTTATGGCAACATGCCCGCGAGGCAGGACTTATGCCAAATCATCGGGGAGATGTTTTACATGACGATGACACATCCGTTCCTGAATACATAACACGTGCTGGCGCTGCTGTCATCTCAAGGGTTAACTTTGACCTTTGA
- the mcm5 gene encoding DNA replication licensing factor MCM5: MSGFDDPGVYYSDSFGGGESIGDEGVVKRSHIKKRFREFLRQFRVGTDRTGFTYKYRDELKRHYTLGEYWINVEMEDLASFDEDLSDCLYKLPTENLPLLEEAAQEVADEVTRPRPAGEETVQDIQVMLKSDAHPSSIRSLKSEQVSRLVKIPGIIISSTAVRAKATRVCLQCRGCRSVISNIPLPPGLQGYALPRKCNTEQAGRAKCPVDPYFIIPDRCMCVDFQTQRLQEAPDAVPHGEMPRHMQLYCDRYLCDRVVPGNRVTVMGIYSIKKVAQSNNKGRDKGAGVGIRSAYLRVVGIEVDTEGAGRGASGSVSPQEEEELRSLAASPSVYESLARSLAPSIYGSDDLKKAIACLLFGGSRKRLPDGLTRRGDINLLMLGDPGTAKSQLLKFVERCSPIGVYTSGKGSSAAGLTASVLRDPHTRGFVMEGGAMVLADGGVVCIDEFDKMREDDRVAIHEAMEQQTISIAKAGITTTLNSRCSVLAAANSVFGRWDDTKGEDNIDFMPTILSRFDMIFIIKDHHDQQRDMTLARHVMNVHLSAQTQTEGVEGEIPLATLKKYIAYARAKCGPRLSAAAAEKLKNRYVLMRSGAKEHERETDKRVSIPITVRQLEAVVRIAESLAKMKLQPIAGEEEVDESLRLFQVSTLDAAMSGSLSGVEGFTTQEDHEMISRIEKQLKRRFAIGSQVSEHSIIQDFSKQKYPEHAIQKVVHLMLRRGELQHRMQRKVLYRVK; encoded by the exons ATGTCGGGATTTGATGATCCAGGAGTATATTACAGCGACAGCTTCGGAGGAGGAGAAAGCATCGGCGATGAAGGGGTCGTGAAACGCAGCCATATCAAAAAGAGGTTTCGTGAGTTTTTGAGACAATTTAGAGTCGGTACCGATCGCACGGGATTCACCTACAAATACAG AGATGAGCTCAAGAGACATTACACACTGGGTGAATACTGGATTAATGTGGAGATGGAGGACTTGGCCAGTTTTGATGAAGATCTTTCAGACTGTCTGTACAAACTGCCCACCGAGAATCTGCCTTTG TTGGAAGAGGCGGCCCAGGAAGTGGCTGATGAGGTCACACGTCCAAGGCCAGCAGGAGAAGAGACCGTACAAGACATACAGGTCATGCTGAAGAGCGACGCCCACCCGTCCTCCATCCGCAGTCTAAAG TCGGAGCAGGTGTCCCGTCTCGTCAAGATTCCCGGTATAATCATATCCTCAACGGCCGTGAGGGCCAAAGCTACAAGAGTGTGTCTTCAGTGCCGTGGCTGCAGATCAGTGATCAGTAACATTCCTCTTCCTCCGGGACTGCAGGGTTACGCTTTGCCCCGCAAGTGTAACAC TGAGCAGGCTGGCCGTGCCAAATGCCCCGTGGATCCGTATTTCATCATTCCGGACCGATGCATGTGCGTGGATTTCCAGACTCAGCGTCTGCAGGAAGCTCCTGATGCCGTTCCTCACGGAGAGATGCCGCGGCACATGCAGCTCTATTGCGATAG GTACCTGTGTGACCGCGTGGTACCCGGAAACCGGGTCACCGTCATGGGCATCTACTCCATTAAGAAGGTGGCGCAGTCCAATAACAAAGGCAGGGATAAGGGAGCAGGTGTGGGCATTCGCTCGGCATACCTACGCGTCGTTGGCATCGAAGTGGACACCGAAGGAGCAG GTCGTGGAGCGTCCGGATCAGTTTCTCCACAGGAAGAGGAGGAGCTACGGTCTCTGGCTGCTTCTCCTTCAGTCTATGAatcgctcgctcgctcgctcgccCCATCCATCTATGGAAGCGATGATCTGAAGAAAGCCATAGCATGTCTTCTCTTTGGAGGCTCCaggaagag GTTGCCTGATGGCCTGACACGCAGAGGTGATATCAATTTGCTGATGCTTGGAGATCCAGGAACGGCTAAATCCCAATTGCTGAAGTTTGTGGAAAGATGTTCTCCAATTGGG GTCTACACCTCCGGTAAGGGCAGCAGTGCGGCCGGTCTGACGGCCTCGGTCCTGCGAGACCCACACACTCGTGGATTTGTAATGGAGGGAGGTGCCATGGTCCTGGCTGATGGTGGTGTGGTCTGCATCGATGAGTTTGACAAG ATGAGAGAAGATGACAGAGTTGCAATCCATGAAGCCATGGAGCAGCAGACCATCTCTATTGCGAAG GCTGGAATCACAACCACACTAAACTCCCGCTGCTCTGTGTTGGCCGCTGCAAACTCTGTGTTCGGTCGCTGGGATGACACAAAAGGAGAAGACAACATTGACTTCATGCCCACCATTCTGTCTCGATTTGACATGATCTTTATCATCAAAGACCACCATGACCAACAGAGAGACATG ACTTTGGCTCGCCATGTGATGAACGTTCACCTGAGCGCGCAGACCCAGACCGAGGGTGTTGAAGGAGAGATTCCTCTGGCCACGTTGAAGAAATACATTGCCTACGCTAGAGC AAAATGTGGACCACGTTTGTCTGCGGCTGCAGCGGAGAAGCTAAAGAACAGATACGTTCTGATGAGGAGCGGAGCGAAGGAACACGAGAGAGAGACTGACAAACGCGTCTCAATCCCCATTACTGTCAG GCAGTTGGAGGCTGTGGTGCGCATCGCAGAATCGCTTGCTAAGATGAAGCTACAGCCCATCGCTGGAGAAGAGGAGGTGGACGAGTCTCTGAGACTCTTTCAGGTGTCCACGCTTGATGCGGCAATGTCTGGCAGTCTCTCCG GTGTGGAGGGATTTACAACTCAAGAGGATCATGAGATGATCTCTCGCATAGAGAAACAGCTGAAGAGACGCTTCGCCATTGGCTCCCAGGTGTCTGAACACAGTATCATACAGGACTTCTCTAAACAG AAGTATCCAGAACATGCCATTCAAAAAGTCGTTCATCTGATGTTGAGGAGGGGAGAGCTGCAGCATCGCATGCAGAGGAAAGTCCTTTACAGAGTCAAATAG